GTGACCTTGCTCCGCCCCTTCTTGGTGGCATAGTCAAAGGCGAACTTGGCAATCCGCTGAGACTTGGTTCGAGTGACAATCTTCAAGCACTCAATCACGCCCCTTGCACTCTGGGTGAGAAGAGAAGGCAGACAGTGGGGGAAGGGTTAGGAGGGGCTCCGCCTCTCCTcccccggccctgccctccctgctctCCAGGGGCTCACCTCATGTTCCAGGGAGCTATACTCCCCTTCTGTCTGCTCTCGAATGATAACCAGATCTAGATTGTTGTGCCGAGTCTTGTATCCAGGAAGTGACTTCACATGGACCACGTTGGCAAACAAGTCCAACTTGCGCCTAGAGTGGACCAAGCCGTCAGCTCTGTGCTGGCGCCTCTGCACCCCCGTGAGCACACCCCACTCCCCACCTACCTCAGCCGCATATCATAGGAGGCCAGTTCCCCTTTATACTCCATCGGGGTATGGATCTTTCCTGTGCAAACCAAGTCGGGGAAGGGCTGTCAGGCACAGTGTCCAATCCTCCCACCCCAGACCCCATCTCCTCGAACTGCTTCTGGGGGCAAGCGGCAAAGGAAAACTACGTGGGTAGAATGAGAAAAACTTGCctacttgtggggagcagctcggactggactgagttactggaattaagacttattctatgcatctgctctcccacaatatggcgctgggagagaagtaaacagcttccgcacagctgcctccagttcaaccaataaactgtaggacttgctcctgattggagagcagcgtactcggcgtgtgggcagccgagttgggattggcggaggaggactataaaggagtagagagacggcatgcaccaggaacatctaagggggacatctgagggaacacctgtgcagcccccaagaaagccggcctgcggtgtgccactcccctgcggaagtggggaatgtggccagggggaactgcccttccacggaggtggaagggatagtagccaacccgggaagaaccagcagcaaacccggggagggccgagcagacgaaagaacagcgcagggttctgtgtcgttcctccacgaagagggggagcgacataatggtgccgtgactcggatatgaagcctaggcagggcttagtgtcgttcctccatgaagagggggagcgacacctactGCTTTATTTTCAGGCGCTGTACCTAAATAGGTAGAACATTTAAAATGGCCTAAAAAGGAGGACAATCTTGTTTTCATGAAAGCCTTCATTTAATTCAGCTTGAGAAACAATGCTAGGAGATCTATGACCTTTCTGGTGTTTCTCTGTCTACTCATTTGATATCTGTCAGTCAACACTTACAGAGTATCAACCATATGTCAAGCAACAGGGATACCAACCAGAAACCACAAGGCTCCCGCCTTCCAGGAGCAAGGGATGCACTCGGGAAGACCGAGACCATCAAAGACCTGATGAAGACCACAGGGAATATACCGACACAGAGGAGAAATCCCTTCTGGGCCGTCAGGAAATGTCACacaggagccagcactctgatcaGTGACCCTCCAAATGTCTGTCCATCTCTGGCCCCAAACCcgtgaatgtgaccttattcgGTAAGCATCTGCAGATGTACTTAAGAATCCTGAGATGAAGTCATCCTTGCCTAGGATGGGCCCTAACTTCCATGACAAAGGGACGGACCCAGAGGCTCCAAGGCGGAAAAGTCACATGAGGCCAGCAGCAAGACTTGGAGAATTGTGTCTACAAGCTGGGGAACACCACGAGCCACAGAAGCTGGTGAGGCAAGAAAGGAATCTCCCCTAAGCCTTGCGAAGAAGTGGGACCCTGCTAGCACCTTAATGtcagacttctagcctccagaattgtgagaggataaatgttattttaagccACCAGGCTTGTAGTATTTTTATGTCAACTATAGGACACTAATGCAATGCGTCAGCTAGAAGGCTCTGACAACATCAAGGAAGAACATTCTGGGCGGAGGGAATAGCATTAGACAGTATATACATTTGAAACTACCAGTCCAATGTGATGAAAGCACACCAAGGCAAAGAAGCTGAGGCCAACTTCTAAAGAACTTACTtgcctgaggccagcgctgtggcgtagcaggtttagccaccacctgccatgctggcatcccatatgggcgccggttctattcccggctgctccacttccaatctagctccctgctgtggtctgggaaagcagtagaagatggcccaagtccttgagcccctgcgtgggagacctggaagaagctcctggcccctggctcttggctttggatcggcacagctctggccattgcggccaattagagaATGAATCAgcgatgcaagacctctctctctttctctctggctctccttctctctctgtgtaactctttcaaataaatacataactctttaaaaaaaaaacttaatttccTGTGCTAAGGTTGAGCTTGGCAGGGTCATCCAAGATATGAGAAGGGCAAGATGGACTGGTTGTAGGGGGAGAACAGAGAGCCAAAAAAATCCAATAAAGAGATTAAGGAGGCAGAAGGGAGGGCAAGAAGAAAAGGGGCAGCTAGAGCTGCCATTCTAGAAACACAGTTAACAAGACTTGATGACAGATGATGGACTTCAGGACGGACGCCCAGCCCCTGGAGCGTTCCGTGGCCTCTCCACCCGGGGCTCCCTACAGGAAGGCACAGGTGTCCAAGGGGCAGTGCTGGGAGgcctgtggggaggagggggcctaACGCACACCTGTTCTTCTGCACTTCAACGGCACGCAGCACACATACCAATGATGGCCACCTTGTTCTCCTTCATGGAACTGAGCACCTGCTCCAGCTTCTCCTCGGACGCCATATTCTGCACCTCGCTCAGGTGGTGCTCCTGAAACTCCACCGGGACAGCAGCAGCCTTCAAGGTCAGATCCCAAATCACCGCAGGGTCAAGATGGAGTGAGTCCtttccaacccccacccccacccccacacctgccaGGCCCTCACCTTGAACACCTCCTTGACCGCATGCATCAGCTCCGGCCCCACGCCATCTCCCGGCAGCATGGTCACGGGAAAGGCACCCTCCACCCGCAGATCCTCAGCCTGCGGGAGCGGAGAGGGCGGAACAGCTACAGCTGGGGCGAGGGCGGGGGtccagggaagaggagaaagggaaggaagaaagccaaGGGGCCGGGCTGGACGGAACCGGAGCCACACTGGCGCCTACCTGGTTCGGCGAGGCGGCGTGCACCACGGACGACGTACTCAGGCTTCTCCATGCCCCAGGGCTCCGGGCGGCGACCAGCGCCTGCGACAGACACCCAAGCTGGTCAGGTCAGACCTGGGACCGCCCCCACCGCCCGACCCCGAACACTGCAGGGACCTGGCCATCTTTTGAAATCTCGGGACAAACTCTCGGCTCCCCAGCCTGCCCATCCCCTACCCGTCCCCTGCCCGGCGTGTCCCTGGGCCTCACTCGGGTCAGGCAGCGGACACCGCTCAGCGCCGCCATGTTCTGCGCAAGAAGTCGCGCCGGAAGTGACGCAGGGAGCTGACGCGGCCGTGGACACCGAGTTCCGGCCCGTGCTGGGGGGCTCGGCGTTTTTCTCTCCCGGCAGCTTGCGGGACGTGGCCGCTTCTCTTCCTCATTTTTTCTGGCGGCAAAGGTCTCGGACACTTGAGCGCTTTATCTGTTGCGTTGCGTTTGGAGCCATGTTTATGTTGAGACTTCAAAATGACATCAAAGCAGAATGTGTGATTGCACGTTTGTCAGAGGAGACGCTGAGTTTAACAAGAGGTTGAGAACCAACTCTGCGGAATCCATGTTGTCTTCATGTTTTGCGGCCTGTGGGTTGATTGTTTTCCCAAGCACTCACTGAACACTTAACCAGAGCCGTCGAACGAATACCACAGAGTCCACAGTGCGTGGGAAACGCGGGTCTGGCTGCGTGGATCCCGCAGTCCGCCCGAGGGCTCTCTGTTGTTTCTGATCATTTCACTGCGGGGTCGAGCGCTTCTCGCGGACAGTTGCTTTGCTAAGCGTGTGTTGGCCTGAGCTCCCAGAGCAGACCCGTAATTGgtgccagaaatcaattcatttGTAAGTGGGCCTGAAGGGAAATCTCAGACCAATATCTTAAATTGTAGTCACGTGCTGTTTCCAAGTGATACGTGGAAGACCCCACTATTCTGGAACTGTGGTTTTGGGTCACATACCTGAGTAAACCCGAAGCGTTTGTTAAAATGCAGgcttatgggccggcgccgcggctcacttggctaatcctctgcttgcagcgccgacaccccaggttctagtcccggtttctcctcttccaggccagctctctgctgtggcccgggagtgcagtggaggatggcccaagtgcttgggccctgcacctgcacgggagaccaggaggaagcacctggctcctggcttcagatcggtgcagctaaccggccgtggcggccatttaggggatgaaccaacggaaggaagacccttctctctgtctctctctctcactgtctaactctgcctgtcaaaataaataaataaataaataaataaataaataaataaaatgcaggcttatgggcaggcgttgtggcatagtgggtaaagccgccacctgcagggccagcatcccatatcacttctgatgcagctcgctgctaatggcctgagaaaaagcagtggaagctggcccaagtctccaccatgtgggagacctgaaagaagctcctggctcgtggcttcagcctggcccagccctggccatggtggccatctgtggagtgaaatgGCAGATAGAGAttatctctcccccacccccacacactctttcaaataaatcttactaaaaaaaaaaaaaagtgcaggctTATGAACCCTACCCCCTTGGTGACTTCAAAGTTAAATGTTGGGCCccagaaaatacatttaaataagcACCCTTAGACAATACACATTAAAATTTAAGAACCACTAGCTAGATCCTCTGTGTGATGAATACCTCATTTGTACACTTCATCCAACCAGGCTCCCAGTCCAAGGGAGAGGATGCAGTGGTTCTGGTACTGGATATGGCTGatcaggttcttgtcttcatgcaagaaagaattccggggccggcgctgtggcatagcaggtaacgccaccacctccagtgccggcatcccatatgggtgccgattcgaatcccagctgccccacttcctatccagctctctgctatggcctgggaaagcagtagaagatggcccaagtccttgggccactgcactaatttaggagacccggaggaagctcctggcgcctggcttcggattggcacagctccagccattgcagctaactggagagtgaaccagcagatggaagacctctctctctctctctctctctctctctctctctgcctctccttctttctgtgtgtaactctgactttcaaataaataaatcttaaaaaaaaaaaaaaaagaattcccatgtgagacagagtagtggtaAGTGAGGTAGCAATAGGCCTTCTAGACCAGGTGGGCATTTCAGGAAAGAAATCTGGTCTGCACTGAGACTGGGAATGAGCACACCTTTCAGACCAGGCAGGCATCCTGGTAAAGGCCTCAGAGCACAGTCTCTAT
The window above is part of the Oryctolagus cuniculus chromosome 11, mOryCun1.1, whole genome shotgun sequence genome. Proteins encoded here:
- the IDH3B gene encoding isocitrate dehydrogenase [NAD] subunit beta, mitochondrial isoform X1, encoding MAALSGVRCLTRALVAARSPGAWRSLSTSSVVHAASPNQAEDLRVEGAFPVTMLPGDGVGPELMHAVKEVFKAAAVPVEFQEHHLSEVQNMASEEKLEQVLSSMKENKVAIIGKIHTPMEYKGELASYDMRLRRKLDLFANVVHVKSLPGYKTRHNNLDLVIIREQTEGEYSSLEHESARGVIECLKIVTRTKSQRIAKFAFDYATKKGRSKVTAVHKANIMKLGDGLFLQCCEEVAELYPKIKFETMIIDNCCMQLVQNPYQFDVLVMPNLYGNIIDNLAAGLVGGAGVVPGESYSAEYAVFETGARHPFAQAVGRNIANPTAMLLSASNMLRHLNLEHHSSMIADAVKKVIKVGKVRTRDMGGYSTTTDFIKSVIGHLHPHGG
- the IDH3B gene encoding isocitrate dehydrogenase [NAD] subunit beta, mitochondrial isoform X2 — encoded protein: MAALSGVRCLTRALVAARSPGAWRSLSTSSVVHAASPNQAEDLRVEGAFPVTMLPGDGVGPELMHAVKEVFKAAAVPVEFQEHHLSEVQNMASEEKLEQVLSSMKENKVAIIGKIHTPMEYKGELASYDMRLRRKLDLFANVVHVKSLPGYKTRHNNLDLVIIREQTEGEYSSLEHESARGVIECLKIVTRTKSQRIAKFAFDYATKKGRSKVTAVHKANIMKLGDGLFLQCCEEVAELYPKIKFETMIIDNCCMQLVQNPYQFDVLVMPNLYGNIIDNLAAGLVGGAGVVPGESYSAEYAVFETGARHPFAQAVGRNIANPTAMLLSASNMLRHLNLEHHSSMIADAVKKVIKVGKVRTSDMGGYATCHDFTEAVIAALPH